From Halostella salina, one genomic window encodes:
- a CDS encoding HFX_2341 family transcriptional regulator, which translates to MQTHIVPVGFDYDRLIAPLVRDQFDVDHVILLEGAVGSEANVEYSRNLSEKLEKDFRNLLGASTERFVIADVYDYDAAFTQAYDLINAELDDDNEVWVNVSAMPRTVSFAFATAAHSIMVEREGDRDQIHTYYTVPEKYLETELAEELRRQIDLLADVRDGDVDDGRVDERLESARDLLAEFDERGTTIGAKEIDGDHIVELPVASFSNVKPFEELILYKLGEHGEFESVSELAEALADELNEEYTDSFRSKVIYNVDRLGPGGKGYIEQEAGGKSYRTRLSRIGELWVNSHSNGGDGLDG; encoded by the coding sequence ATGCAAACGCACATCGTCCCGGTCGGCTTCGACTACGACCGGCTGATCGCGCCGCTGGTGCGCGACCAGTTCGACGTCGACCACGTAATTTTGCTGGAGGGGGCGGTCGGGAGCGAGGCCAACGTCGAGTACTCCCGGAACCTCTCGGAGAAACTGGAGAAGGACTTCCGGAACCTGCTCGGGGCGTCGACCGAGCGGTTCGTCATCGCGGACGTGTACGACTACGACGCGGCGTTCACGCAGGCGTACGACCTCATCAACGCCGAACTCGACGACGACAACGAGGTGTGGGTCAACGTCAGCGCGATGCCCCGCACCGTTTCCTTTGCCTTCGCGACGGCGGCCCACTCGATCATGGTCGAGCGGGAGGGTGACCGCGACCAGATCCACACCTACTACACGGTTCCCGAGAAGTACCTGGAAACCGAACTCGCCGAGGAACTGCGCCGACAGATCGACCTGCTCGCGGACGTGCGGGACGGGGACGTGGACGACGGCCGGGTCGACGAGCGCCTGGAGAGCGCCCGCGACCTGCTCGCGGAGTTCGACGAGCGCGGCACGACCATTGGGGCCAAGGAGATCGACGGCGACCACATCGTCGAACTGCCGGTCGCCTCGTTCTCGAACGTGAAGCCGTTCGAGGAGCTGATCCTCTACAAGCTCGGCGAGCACGGCGAGTTCGAGTCGGTGTCGGAACTCGCGGAGGCGCTTGCCGACGAACTCAACGAGGAGTACACCGACAGCTTCCGGTCGAAGGTGATCTACAACGTCGACCGCCTCGGCCCCGGCGGGAAGGGGTACATCGAGCAGGAGGCCGGCGGGAAGTCATACCGGACCCGGCTCTCCCGGATCGGGGAGCTGTGGGTGAACTCCCACTCCAACGGCGGCGACGGACTGGACGGCTAA